One stretch of Amycolatopsis sp. NBC_00345 DNA includes these proteins:
- a CDS encoding GDP-mannose 4,6-dehydratase encodes MSRRALITGITGQDGSYMAEHLLSQGYQVWGLIRGQANPRKSRVSKLASELNFVNGDLMDQASLVSAVDKIQPDEVYNLGAISFVPMSWEQAELVTEVNGMGVLRMLEAIRMVSGLSVASRPSTTGQIRFYQASSSEMFGKVFETPQCETTTFHPRSPYGVAKAYGHYITRNYRESYGVYGVSGMLFNHESPRRGAEFVTRKISLAVAQIKLGLQEKLYLGNLDAIRDWGFAGDYVRAMHLMLQQDEPGDYVIGTGVMNSVRDAVRIAFGCVDLDWEDYVVVDPSLVRPAEVETLCADFSLARRELGWKPSIDFAELMRMMVESDLRQASRELEFGDLSPAGVW; translated from the coding sequence ATGTCCAGGCGCGCATTGATCACCGGTATCACCGGTCAGGACGGCTCATACATGGCCGAGCACCTGCTTTCGCAGGGCTATCAGGTCTGGGGCCTTATCCGGGGCCAGGCGAACCCGCGGAAATCCCGGGTCAGCAAACTCGCCTCGGAGCTCAACTTCGTCAACGGTGACCTGATGGACCAGGCCAGCCTGGTCTCGGCCGTCGACAAGATCCAGCCCGACGAGGTGTACAACCTGGGCGCCATCTCGTTCGTGCCGATGTCCTGGGAGCAGGCCGAGCTGGTCACCGAGGTCAACGGCATGGGCGTGCTGCGCATGCTCGAAGCGATCCGGATGGTGAGCGGGCTGTCGGTCGCCTCGCGGCCCAGCACCACCGGCCAGATCCGCTTCTACCAGGCGTCCTCCTCCGAGATGTTCGGCAAGGTGTTCGAGACGCCGCAGTGCGAGACGACCACTTTCCACCCGCGCAGCCCGTATGGGGTCGCGAAGGCGTACGGGCACTACATCACCCGCAACTACCGCGAGTCCTACGGCGTCTACGGCGTCTCCGGGATGTTGTTCAACCACGAGTCCCCGCGCCGCGGCGCCGAGTTCGTGACGCGGAAGATCTCCCTGGCGGTGGCCCAGATCAAGCTGGGGCTGCAGGAGAAGCTGTATCTCGGGAACCTCGACGCGATCCGCGACTGGGGTTTCGCCGGCGACTACGTCCGCGCGATGCACCTGATGCTCCAGCAGGACGAGCCGGGCGACTACGTGATCGGGACCGGCGTGATGAACTCGGTGCGCGACGCGGTGCGGATCGCGTTCGGCTGTGTGGACCTCGACTGGGAGGACTACGTGGTCGTCGATCCGTCGCTGGTGCGCCCCGCCGAGGTCGAGACGCTGTGCGCGGACTTCAGCCTCGCCCGCCGGGAACTGGGCTGGAAGCCTTCGATCGACTTCGCCGAGCTGATGCGCATGATGGTGGAGTCCGATCTGCGCCAGGCCTCGCGCGAACTGGAGTTCGGCGACCTTTCGCCGGCCGGGGTCTGGTAG
- a CDS encoding nitrilase-related carbon-nitrogen hydrolase, with translation MSAVRVSCHRLAPAAGDLRGNCERVADTLSSAADAGADVIVLPELATSGHVFESGREAASAALTAGEVFALGSVALWGSAAVAVVGFCERGEHGRLYNSAAVMDADGGFAVYRKAHLSNAEKRFFTAGSEPPPVVPTAAGRLGVLVGHDLEFPQLTGLVALAGADLLAVPGDWPLPGAPSAGTMIARAAARTNRFFVACCDRAGTRPWAEGTVIVDRDGRVVAAPDADGTAVAAVEFGLAKSRRSLSISAIR, from the coding sequence ATGAGCGCGGTGCGGGTGAGCTGCCACCGGCTCGCCCCGGCCGCCGGAGATCTCCGTGGCAATTGCGAGCGGGTGGCCGACACGCTGTCCTCGGCCGCCGACGCGGGCGCGGACGTGATCGTCCTGCCGGAGCTGGCCACCTCGGGTCACGTCTTCGAGTCCGGCCGGGAGGCGGCCTCGGCGGCGCTCACCGCGGGCGAGGTCTTCGCCCTGGGTTCCGTGGCGCTGTGGGGCTCGGCCGCGGTGGCCGTGGTCGGCTTCTGCGAGCGTGGCGAGCACGGCCGGCTGTACAACAGCGCGGCGGTCATGGACGCCGACGGCGGCTTCGCGGTGTACCGCAAGGCTCACCTGTCGAATGCCGAGAAGCGGTTCTTCACCGCGGGATCGGAGCCGCCGCCGGTGGTGCCGACCGCGGCGGGAAGACTGGGCGTGCTCGTCGGCCACGACCTCGAATTCCCTCAGCTGACCGGGCTGGTGGCGCTGGCCGGCGCGGACTTACTCGCGGTGCCGGGCGACTGGCCGCTTCCCGGCGCGCCCTCTGCGGGAACGATGATCGCGAGGGCCGCCGCCCGCACCAACCGGTTCTTCGTGGCCTGCTGCGACCGCGCCGGCACCCGGCCGTGGGCCGAGGGCACGGTGATCGTCGACCGCGACGGCCGGGTGGTGGCCGCGCCGGACGCCGACGGCACGGCCGTGGCCGCGGTGGAGTTCGGACTCGCGAAGTCTCGGAGATCTCTTAGCATCTCGGCAATTCGTTGA
- a CDS encoding DUF5988 family protein, giving the protein MLAGGPEDLGETARVREVGDLAETVKVSFASGYEHFAHSGETAEIDGYRFPVFQWCGQTRIAE; this is encoded by the coding sequence GTGCTCGCCGGTGGTCCGGAGGACTTGGGCGAAACCGCTCGCGTCCGGGAGGTCGGTGACCTGGCCGAGACGGTGAAAGTGTCGTTCGCCTCCGGATACGAGCATTTCGCGCACAGCGGTGAAACCGCCGAGATCGACGGTTATCGATTTCCCGTGTTCCAATGGTGCGGGCAGACGCGGATAGCCGAATGA
- a CDS encoding ATP-binding cassette domain-containing protein: MTALLPDRTTSRQPMIEAIGVSKSFGPVCALDSVTLSVPRGTVLGLLGHNGAGKTTLVNILTAMTPPSSGTARVAGFDVVRQPRRMREVIGLTGQYASVDELLSGRDNLVLIARLLGAGRKAAKQRADALLEVFDLTGAARRPAKTYSGGMRRRLDLAVCLVGSPDVIFLDEPTTGLDPSSRINLWEIVETLVGEGTTVLLTTQYLDEADRLADTIAVLSGGSVVASGPAAELKAQVGERSVTVTLEPGSDPHIACAALRRAGMAPTIGPGELSVTAPVRASKDLAAVIRALDDEGLEAAELAFKEPTLDDVYLALATKPVRQPA; this comes from the coding sequence ATGACCGCGCTCCTGCCCGACCGGACCACCAGCCGGCAGCCGATGATCGAAGCGATCGGCGTCTCCAAGTCGTTCGGGCCGGTGTGCGCGCTGGATTCGGTGACGCTCTCCGTGCCCCGGGGCACGGTCCTCGGCCTGCTGGGGCACAACGGCGCCGGCAAGACCACGCTCGTCAACATCCTCACCGCGATGACGCCGCCGAGTTCGGGAACCGCCCGCGTCGCCGGGTTCGACGTGGTCCGGCAGCCGCGCCGGATGCGTGAGGTCATCGGCCTCACCGGCCAGTACGCCTCGGTGGACGAGCTGCTGAGCGGGCGCGACAACCTCGTCCTGATCGCCCGGCTGCTCGGCGCCGGCCGCAAGGCCGCCAAACAGCGCGCCGACGCCCTGCTCGAGGTCTTCGACCTGACCGGGGCCGCCCGGCGGCCGGCCAAGACGTACTCCGGGGGGATGCGGCGGCGCCTCGACCTCGCGGTGTGCCTCGTCGGCAGCCCCGACGTGATCTTCCTCGACGAGCCCACCACCGGTCTCGACCCGTCGAGCCGGATCAACCTCTGGGAGATCGTCGAGACCCTCGTCGGTGAAGGCACCACGGTCCTGCTCACGACCCAGTACCTCGACGAAGCCGACCGGCTCGCCGACACGATCGCGGTGCTCTCCGGCGGATCGGTGGTCGCCTCCGGCCCCGCCGCCGAGCTCAAGGCCCAGGTCGGCGAGCGGTCGGTCACCGTCACCCTCGAACCCGGCAGCGACCCGCACATCGCCTGTGCGGCACTGCGGCGGGCGGGGATGGCACCCACCATCGGGCCGGGCGAGCTCAGCGTCACCGCGCCGGTCCGGGCCTCGAAGGACCTCGCGGCCGTGATCCGGGCTCTCGACGACGAAGGGCTGGAAGCCGCCGAACTCGCCTTCAAGGAACCGACCCTGGACGACGTTTACCTGGCGCTGGCCACCAAACCCGTCCGCCAGCCGGCCTGA
- a CDS encoding ABC transporter permease — MTSTLARAQGTTTAARWPGSSLWSQIFILTQRSLAAVVRDPQIVLFGLLQPVVMLFLLTPVFANLGSAPHFPHGITYIDYLVPAILVDNAVQSSLQSGVGLVEDLKNGIVLRLRSLPIRPASMLFARSLSDLARGAVQVVVILLISLTVLGYSPDGGLTGMVGSVLVALMVGWAFGWVFLAFGTWLRRAEPMQNISFIALFPLMFASSAYVPVADLPTWLQILAKINPLTYAVDATRTIALGIGDTTALLPAILICGVITVGGIILAIVGFRRPL; from the coding sequence ATGACTTCGACCCTCGCCCGCGCCCAGGGGACCACCACCGCGGCCCGGTGGCCCGGCAGCTCACTGTGGTCCCAGATCTTCATCCTCACCCAGCGCTCGCTGGCCGCGGTCGTCCGCGACCCCCAGATCGTCCTCTTCGGACTCCTGCAACCGGTCGTCATGCTGTTCCTGCTCACCCCGGTGTTCGCCAACCTCGGTTCCGCGCCCCACTTCCCGCACGGGATCACCTACATCGACTACCTGGTCCCGGCGATCCTGGTGGACAACGCGGTGCAGTCCTCGTTGCAGAGCGGGGTCGGGCTCGTGGAGGACCTCAAGAACGGCATCGTGCTGCGGCTGCGGTCCCTGCCGATCCGACCGGCCTCGATGCTGTTCGCCCGCAGCCTTTCGGACCTGGCCCGCGGCGCGGTCCAGGTGGTCGTCATCCTGCTGATCTCGCTGACGGTGCTCGGCTATTCCCCCGACGGCGGTCTCACCGGCATGGTGGGCTCGGTGCTCGTCGCACTGATGGTCGGCTGGGCGTTCGGCTGGGTCTTCCTGGCGTTCGGAACCTGGTTGCGCCGCGCCGAGCCGATGCAGAACATCAGCTTCATCGCGCTCTTCCCGCTCATGTTCGCTTCGAGCGCCTACGTCCCGGTCGCCGACCTCCCGACGTGGCTCCAGATCCTCGCCAAGATCAACCCGCTGACCTACGCGGTGGACGCCACCCGCACCATCGCGCTGGGCATCGGCGACACCACGGCCCTGCTGCCCGCGATCCTGATCTGCGGCGTGATCACCGTCGGCGGGATCATCCTCGCCATCGTCGGCTTCCGGCGCCCGCTGTAA
- a CDS encoding non-ribosomal peptide synthetase: MNDNRERPERRQAPFSRPVVPFERWYLAFPKPIAPVMTFCVEGIGGIDVAELRAAVAVASAACPGSRLRRDRTRWVDSGVTPPVELVRGRALVPSALHEVPDLRTALPHPSGANCDVLLFDGEPSTVVFRAAHIVMDARGLLLWVADVFRALRGEEPVGARSEVTIGDLDDPLRTEAEAAEQEFTTPSLLGMPGKPRARDLLWRRRTVDGTAAALAARVATRIAGNSGMPAATVSFPVDLRPFHPEVLTERSTSNLSLTVALDIPAGQHWEETYRQLLTVLSERRGAVPAPGAEVLRAPLPLLNLVIRTADRRARRRDRLTGLANVNNLGRLDPAAFTTDAFEASGAYLLESREPASPQSIVLCEMDGRTELTLAWWDGPGIGERADALLDDLCETLSPAENRAYSEIHPVPPAKPGELAADQGVVDRFRAQVEATPGAIAVSGPEGEFTYAELARRARVVAGALRARGIGRDTVVGLLADRTIAAVAGAWGVLLAGAAYLPMDTKHPDGRIRTLLDDARSPVCLVGKPQDGRDLLPAGCAKIVLDDLPFSAEFSEPDEVHPSPEPGDLAYVVYTSGSTGKPKGVEIEHRSLSNYASWAVREHGIDSSTRLPLLCSLSFDVAEISLILPFLVGGTLLLMKDELSHVAIQEVLDNGATMLSLTPSHLDLITRLDLEPRDVRTLIVIGEQFPRSVAVRAQELFGPRCRIINLYGPAEATIGVSHHFFDLARDTGAAVPIGEPLDGVTFHLLSPDRQFVEPGETGELYIGGVQLARGYRGRPDLTRRRFVRLADGRRVYRTGDLARRLESGAVEFCGRIDDQLKLHGHRIEPAEIAQTLETHPAVASAVVVARSRPGGKDKALCGYLLTVEDVELPDLLEYLEKRLPHYMVPAVLLEVDEIPRSVNGKVSVAALPDPFATGETPAAASRGPLDDVEGAVAKIWSQVLGVGTETIEGASDFHRMGGDSVSLITMVAMVARQVVGPAGERDFTVRMPEIIRDATVRHVAELAGHAKRS; the protein is encoded by the coding sequence ATGAATGACAACAGGGAAAGACCCGAACGCCGGCAGGCCCCGTTCAGCCGCCCGGTGGTGCCGTTCGAGCGGTGGTACCTGGCGTTCCCGAAGCCGATCGCGCCGGTGATGACGTTCTGCGTCGAAGGCATCGGCGGTATCGACGTCGCGGAGCTGCGGGCCGCGGTGGCGGTGGCTTCGGCGGCCTGCCCGGGTTCCCGGCTTCGGCGCGACCGCACGAGGTGGGTGGACAGCGGGGTCACCCCGCCCGTCGAACTGGTGCGTGGCCGCGCCCTCGTCCCGTCCGCGCTGCACGAGGTACCCGATCTGCGGACCGCGCTGCCGCACCCGTCGGGCGCGAACTGCGACGTACTGCTGTTCGACGGTGAACCGTCCACAGTGGTCTTCCGGGCCGCCCACATCGTGATGGACGCCCGCGGGCTGCTGCTCTGGGTGGCCGACGTCTTCCGGGCGTTGCGGGGTGAAGAACCGGTCGGCGCACGCTCCGAGGTCACCATCGGCGACCTCGACGACCCGCTCCGCACCGAGGCCGAGGCCGCGGAACAGGAGTTCACCACGCCGTCGTTGCTCGGCATGCCCGGCAAACCGCGCGCCCGCGACCTGCTCTGGCGCCGCCGGACGGTCGACGGCACCGCCGCCGCGCTGGCCGCCCGGGTGGCGACCCGGATCGCCGGGAACTCGGGGATGCCGGCCGCGACGGTCAGCTTCCCGGTCGACCTGCGCCCGTTCCACCCCGAGGTCCTGACCGAACGGTCGACCTCGAACCTGTCGCTGACCGTCGCCCTCGACATTCCCGCCGGGCAGCACTGGGAAGAGACCTACCGGCAGCTGCTCACCGTGCTGTCCGAGCGCCGGGGCGCGGTGCCCGCTCCCGGCGCGGAGGTCCTGCGTGCTCCGCTGCCGCTGCTGAACCTGGTGATCCGGACCGCCGACCGCCGGGCGCGGCGCCGGGACCGGCTGACCGGGCTGGCCAACGTGAACAACCTCGGGCGGCTCGATCCCGCGGCCTTCACCACGGACGCCTTCGAAGCCTCGGGGGCGTACCTGCTGGAGAGCCGGGAGCCGGCCAGCCCGCAGAGCATCGTCCTGTGCGAAATGGACGGACGCACCGAGCTGACCCTGGCGTGGTGGGACGGGCCCGGGATCGGCGAGCGCGCCGACGCCCTGCTCGACGACCTCTGCGAAACGCTGTCACCCGCCGAAAACCGTGCGTACAGCGAGATCCACCCGGTGCCGCCGGCGAAGCCCGGCGAACTGGCCGCGGACCAGGGGGTGGTCGACCGGTTCCGCGCGCAGGTCGAGGCGACGCCCGGCGCGATCGCCGTCAGTGGCCCGGAAGGTGAGTTCACCTACGCCGAGCTGGCGCGCCGGGCCCGGGTGGTCGCCGGTGCGCTGCGGGCCCGCGGGATCGGGCGTGACACCGTGGTCGGGCTGCTGGCCGACCGCACGATCGCCGCGGTCGCCGGGGCCTGGGGCGTGCTGCTGGCCGGCGCGGCTTACCTGCCGATGGACACGAAACACCCCGACGGCCGGATCCGCACCCTGCTCGACGACGCCCGGTCGCCGGTCTGCCTGGTCGGGAAGCCGCAGGACGGCCGGGACCTCCTGCCGGCCGGCTGCGCGAAGATCGTGCTGGACGACCTGCCTTTCTCCGCGGAGTTCTCGGAGCCGGACGAGGTCCACCCCTCGCCTGAACCCGGCGACCTCGCTTACGTCGTCTACACCTCGGGGTCGACGGGCAAGCCCAAGGGCGTCGAGATCGAGCACCGCAGCCTGAGCAACTACGCGAGCTGGGCGGTGCGGGAGCACGGGATCGACTCCTCGACGCGCCTGCCGCTGCTCTGCTCGCTCTCGTTCGACGTCGCCGAGATCTCGCTGATCCTGCCGTTCCTGGTCGGCGGCACGCTGTTGCTGATGAAGGACGAGCTCAGCCACGTCGCGATCCAGGAGGTACTGGACAACGGCGCCACCATGCTTTCGCTGACCCCGTCCCATCTGGACCTGATCACCCGGCTCGACCTCGAACCGCGCGACGTGCGGACCCTGATCGTCATCGGCGAGCAGTTCCCCCGCTCGGTGGCCGTCCGCGCCCAGGAGCTGTTCGGCCCGCGGTGCCGGATCATCAACCTCTACGGTCCGGCCGAAGCGACGATCGGCGTCAGCCACCACTTCTTCGACCTCGCGCGCGACACCGGCGCCGCCGTGCCGATCGGCGAACCACTGGACGGCGTCACCTTCCACCTGCTCTCACCGGACCGGCAGTTCGTCGAGCCGGGTGAGACCGGCGAGCTGTACATCGGCGGCGTCCAGCTCGCCCGGGGTTACCGCGGGCGGCCCGACCTCACACGCCGGCGGTTCGTGCGGCTGGCCGACGGCCGCCGCGTCTACCGCACCGGTGACCTCGCGCGGCGCTTGGAATCCGGGGCGGTCGAGTTCTGCGGGCGGATCGACGACCAGCTCAAGCTGCACGGCCACCGGATCGAACCGGCGGAGATCGCGCAGACGCTCGAGACGCACCCGGCCGTCGCGAGCGCGGTCGTGGTGGCCCGGTCCCGGCCGGGTGGCAAGGACAAGGCGTTGTGCGGTTACCTGCTGACGGTCGAGGACGTCGAGCTGCCGGACCTGTTGGAGTACCTGGAAAAGCGGCTGCCGCACTACATGGTGCCGGCGGTGCTGCTGGAGGTGGACGAGATCCCGCGGTCGGTCAACGGCAAGGTCTCGGTCGCCGCGCTGCCGGATCCCTTTGCCACCGGGGAAACCCCGGCGGCGGCGAGCCGGGGCCCGCTCGACGACGTGGAGGGCGCGGTCGCCAAGATCTGGTCGCAGGTCCTCGGGGTCGGCACGGAGACGATCGAGGGCGCGAGCGACTTCCACCGGATGGGCGGGGACTCGGTTTCGCTGATCACGATGGTGGCGATGGTGGCCCGGCAGGTCGTCGGGCCGGCCGGGGAGCGTGACTTCACCGTGCGGATGCCGGAGATCATCCGCGACGCCACCGTCCGGCACGTCGCCGAGCTGGCCGGACACGCCAAGCGGAGCTGA
- a CDS encoding zinc-dependent dehydrogenase: MKVARFYAPGDIRIEEAPEPSPKAGELKIRVHNTSTCGTDLKIFRHGHHHIDPPRVIGHEIAGEVVEAGEGVTGWEEGARVQVIAAIPCGACAECRRGRMTVCPHQLSMGYHFDGGFAEYMIIPRNVLEVDGVNRIPGTLSYAEASVAEPFACVLNGQTLAGVGDGDVVVVIGAGPIGCLHARLARARGADTVYLVELTKSRLEMAADLVKPDAAICGSELDPVEEVLRLTEGRGADVVITAAASGQAQEDGLKMAARGGRISFFGGLPKDNPIIACDSNLVHYRELTIVGANGSSPDHNKQALELIATGAVPVDDLITHRLPLDGVLDAIQIVSSGEAIKVTIEPGRVSG; encoded by the coding sequence GTGAAGGTTGCGCGCTTTTACGCACCGGGGGACATCCGCATCGAAGAGGCGCCGGAGCCCTCACCGAAGGCCGGCGAGCTGAAGATCCGGGTGCACAACACCTCGACCTGCGGGACCGACCTGAAGATCTTCCGCCACGGCCACCACCACATCGACCCGCCGCGCGTGATCGGCCACGAGATCGCCGGCGAGGTCGTCGAGGCCGGCGAAGGCGTCACCGGCTGGGAGGAAGGCGCCCGCGTCCAGGTCATCGCCGCGATCCCCTGCGGCGCCTGCGCCGAATGCCGGCGCGGCCGGATGACCGTGTGCCCCCACCAGCTCTCCATGGGCTACCACTTCGACGGCGGCTTCGCCGAGTACATGATCATCCCGCGGAACGTCCTGGAGGTCGACGGGGTCAACCGGATCCCTGGGACCCTGAGCTACGCCGAGGCCTCCGTCGCGGAGCCGTTCGCCTGTGTCCTCAATGGACAGACATTGGCGGGCGTCGGTGACGGCGACGTCGTGGTCGTGATCGGCGCCGGCCCGATCGGCTGCCTGCACGCCCGGCTGGCCCGCGCCCGTGGTGCCGACACGGTCTACCTCGTCGAGCTCACCAAGTCCCGGCTCGAAATGGCGGCCGACCTGGTCAAGCCCGACGCGGCCATCTGCGGCTCCGAGCTCGACCCGGTCGAAGAGGTGCTGCGGCTGACCGAAGGCCGCGGAGCCGATGTCGTCATCACGGCTGCGGCCTCGGGCCAGGCGCAGGAAGACGGCCTCAAGATGGCCGCGCGCGGCGGGCGCATCAGCTTCTTCGGCGGCCTGCCGAAGGACAACCCGATCATCGCGTGCGATTCGAACCTGGTGCACTACCGGGAGCTGACCATCGTCGGTGCCAACGGCTCCAGCCCGGACCACAACAAGCAGGCCCTCGAGCTCATCGCCACCGGCGCGGTCCCGGTCGACGACCTGATCACCCATCGACTGCCCCTGGACGGCGTCCTCGACGCGATCCAGATCGTCAGCAGCGGTGAGGCCATCAAGGTGACCATCGAGCCCGGCCGCGTCTCCGGCTAG
- a CDS encoding PTS sugar transporter subunit IIA: protein MGPLPAETSLLDAAGVRLGQTAASRSDAVVQVGRALLDIGAVEAGYLPAMHVRERSVSTFIGEGVAIPHGTGEARKYVRRTSLVVLQFPEGVDWGGHDVRMCVGIAASGNEQVGILSSLARVLLDAGRAAQLREAKDTETVIRILQSTGEESDQ, encoded by the coding sequence GTGGGTCCCTTGCCGGCTGAGACCTCGCTGCTGGACGCCGCCGGCGTCCGGCTCGGGCAGACGGCGGCGAGCCGGTCCGACGCCGTCGTCCAGGTCGGCCGGGCGCTGCTCGACATCGGCGCCGTGGAGGCGGGCTACCTGCCCGCCATGCACGTGCGCGAGCGGTCGGTCTCGACGTTCATCGGCGAGGGCGTCGCGATCCCGCACGGCACCGGCGAAGCCCGGAAGTACGTCCGGCGTACCTCGCTGGTCGTGCTGCAATTCCCCGAAGGCGTGGACTGGGGCGGTCACGACGTGCGGATGTGCGTCGGGATCGCCGCGTCCGGCAACGAGCAGGTGGGCATCCTCTCGTCGCTCGCCCGGGTCCTGCTGGACGCCGGACGCGCCGCCCAGCTCCGCGAAGCGAAGGACACCGAGACGGTGATCCGCATTCTCCAGTCGACGGGTGAGGAGTCAGATCAGTGA
- a CDS encoding PTS lactose transporter subunit IIB: MNTIQGSDIKKVIIACDAGMGSSVMVAAQLAKRLKPYRVKVEHTPVNEIPGDAALVLCQDFLVASARKGAADAVILGFQSFLGDPVFDQVEAAIRDGGSLAG, translated from the coding sequence ATGAACACGATTCAAGGATCCGACATCAAGAAGGTCATCATCGCCTGCGACGCCGGGATGGGCAGCAGTGTGATGGTCGCGGCCCAGCTCGCGAAGCGGCTCAAGCCGTACCGGGTCAAGGTCGAGCACACACCGGTCAACGAGATCCCCGGCGACGCCGCGCTGGTGCTGTGCCAGGACTTCCTGGTCGCCAGCGCGCGCAAGGGCGCCGCGGACGCGGTGATCCTGGGCTTCCAGAGCTTCCTCGGCGACCCGGTGTTCGACCAGGTCGAGGCGGCCATCCGGGACGGTGGGTCCCTTGCCGGCTGA
- a CDS encoding PTS mannitol transporter subunit IICB translates to MTKTDVAPTKSNQTRVAVQRFGGKLAGMVMPNIGAFIAWGLITALFIPSGWTPNAHIAQLVDPTINYLLPVLIGYTGGRLVHGQRGAVVGAVATIGIAVGASIPMFLGAMIVGPLAGYLLKLFDQNIGHRTAPAFKMLVDNFSAGIIGGLMAVLGLLGIGPVVQSITTGLGHGVQALINAHLLPLVSVIVEPAKILFLNNAVNHGILGPLGISQAAHAGKAVEFLIEPNPGPGVGILLAITLFGGTRAARATAPAAAVIQFFGGIHEIYFPYVLAQPRLVLAAIAGGASGVLVFSVTGAGLAATPSPGSIIAILALTPSGNYAGVILGVVIAAVVSFAVASALLKFGQGKEKSEKETQVAGGGPVPA, encoded by the coding sequence ATGACGAAGACGGATGTCGCACCGACGAAGTCGAACCAGACGCGAGTGGCGGTGCAGCGGTTCGGCGGCAAGCTCGCCGGGATGGTCATGCCCAACATCGGCGCGTTCATCGCGTGGGGCCTGATCACCGCCCTGTTCATCCCGTCCGGGTGGACGCCGAACGCGCACATCGCGCAGCTCGTCGACCCGACGATCAACTACCTGCTGCCGGTGCTGATCGGGTACACCGGCGGACGGCTCGTCCACGGTCAGCGCGGTGCCGTGGTCGGTGCCGTCGCGACGATCGGGATCGCGGTGGGCGCGTCGATCCCGATGTTCCTCGGGGCGATGATCGTCGGCCCGCTGGCCGGCTATCTGCTCAAGCTGTTCGACCAGAACATCGGCCACCGCACCGCCCCGGCCTTCAAGATGCTGGTGGACAACTTCAGCGCCGGCATCATCGGCGGGCTGATGGCCGTCCTCGGCCTGCTGGGCATCGGCCCGGTCGTGCAGTCGATCACCACGGGCCTCGGCCACGGGGTGCAGGCCCTGATCAACGCGCACCTGCTGCCCCTGGTGTCGGTCATCGTCGAGCCCGCGAAGATCCTCTTCCTCAACAACGCGGTCAACCACGGCATCCTGGGCCCGCTGGGGATCTCGCAGGCCGCGCACGCCGGCAAGGCCGTCGAGTTCCTGATCGAGCCGAACCCCGGCCCCGGCGTGGGCATCCTGCTGGCGATCACGCTGTTCGGCGGCACCAGGGCCGCCCGCGCCACCGCGCCCGCCGCCGCCGTCATCCAGTTCTTCGGCGGGATCCACGAGATCTACTTCCCGTACGTGCTGGCCCAGCCGCGGCTCGTGCTCGCGGCGATCGCCGGCGGCGCCTCCGGTGTCCTGGTCTTCAGCGTCACCGGTGCCGGCCTGGCCGCCACGCCGTCGCCGGGCAGCATCATCGCCATCCTGGCGCTGACCCCGAGCGGCAACTACGCCGGTGTGATCCTCGGGGTGGTGATCGCCGCGGTGGTGTCCTTCGCCGTCGCATCGGCGCTGCTGAAGTTCGGCCAGGGCAAGGAGAAGTCCGAGAAGGAGACGCAGGTGGCCGGCGGCGGGCCAGTGCCCGCGTGA